The following coding sequences lie in one Desulfitibacter sp. BRH_c19 genomic window:
- a CDS encoding (2Fe-2S)-binding protein: protein MEKIIIKLIVNNKEVMAEVKPYTRLIDLLREELGLTGTKEGCGIGECGACTVIVDGNTVNSCLTLAASMEGKSVLTIEGLAQEETLHPLQEAFIRHNAIQCGFCTPGLLMSAKACLDENSNPSREDIKVAISGNLCRCTGYEQVVEAIEEVAAKAKE from the coding sequence GTGGAAAAAATTATTATAAAACTCATAGTGAATAATAAAGAGGTTATGGCAGAAGTTAAACCTTATACTAGGTTAATTGACTTGTTGCGTGAAGAATTAGGTCTCACTGGCACAAAAGAGGGGTGTGGAATTGGGGAGTGTGGTGCATGTACTGTAATAGTTGATGGTAATACTGTCAATTCCTGCCTAACACTTGCTGCTTCAATGGAAGGCAAGAGTGTTTTAACAATTGAAGGCCTAGCTCAAGAAGAAACATTACACCCATTGCAGGAGGCTTTTATTAGACATAATGCAATACAGTGTGGTTTCTGCACCCCTGGATTATTAATGAGTGCAAAAGCATGCTTGGATGAGAATTCCAACCCTTCAAGAGAAGATATCAAGGTTGCAATTTCTGGGAACCTTTGCAGATGTACTGGGTATGAACAGGTTGTAGAGGCAATCGAAGAGGTAGCAGCAAAAGCAAAAGAATGA
- a CDS encoding ornithine carbamoyltransferase, with amino-acid sequence MASTQLKLKHFINEQDWTNEELETVMDLAAELKRQSGLEIPHEICKNKTLFMLFFEESTRTRNAFECGITQLGGHANYLTPKATQIDHGEGPKDTVNVLGRYGHAMGIRNTLVGGHEYMKEMAKHAKIPVYNMQCDIYHPTQALADLFTIREKYGKNLKGRKFVISWTYGPGYIRPLSMAQSLVTLMPRFGMDVTLAHPPEFGLLPEVMKQAEENAKNAGAKFEVVHSMEEACKDADIIYAKSWGPIMHTEDEQEGLAIIDKYKDKGWVCDQRKFDVAKHDSIYMHCMPADRGIEVTDEVIDGPHSVIYDEAENRLHVQKALMALTMR; translated from the coding sequence ATGGCATCAACACAATTAAAATTAAAGCACTTTATCAATGAGCAGGATTGGACAAACGAAGAACTAGAAACAGTTATGGACCTAGCAGCTGAACTAAAAAGACAGTCAGGACTAGAAATACCTCATGAGATTTGCAAAAACAAAACATTATTCATGCTATTTTTTGAAGAGTCCACAAGAACTAGAAATGCCTTTGAGTGTGGAATTACACAACTAGGAGGACATGCCAACTACTTAACTCCAAAAGCTACCCAAATTGATCATGGTGAAGGGCCAAAGGATACTGTAAATGTTTTGGGCCGCTATGGTCATGCAATGGGCATAAGAAATACCCTTGTAGGTGGACATGAGTATATGAAAGAGATGGCAAAGCATGCAAAAATTCCTGTTTACAATATGCAATGTGATATTTACCACCCTACTCAAGCCTTAGCTGATTTATTTACAATTAGAGAAAAGTATGGCAAGAATTTAAAAGGACGCAAGTTTGTAATTTCATGGACATACGGCCCTGGATATATTAGACCTTTGTCAATGGCTCAATCTCTAGTTACCTTGATGCCAAGATTTGGAATGGATGTAACTCTAGCACATCCTCCTGAATTTGGTTTACTTCCTGAAGTAATGAAGCAAGCTGAAGAAAATGCAAAGAATGCAGGAGCGAAATTCGAAGTGGTTCACAGTATGGAAGAAGCATGTAAAGATGCAGATATTATTTATGCTAAAAGCTGGGGACCAATAATGCATACAGAAGATGAACAAGAAGGCTTGGCTATCATTGACAAATATAAGGACAAAGGTTGGGTCTGTGACCAAAGAAAATTTGATGTAGCAAAGCATGATTCTATTTATATGCATTGTATGCCAGCAGATAGAGGAATTGAAGTTACTGACGAAGTAATTGATGGGCCACATTCGGTAATATATGATGAGGCAGAAAATAGATTACATGTACAAAAAGCCTTAATGGCATTAACTATGAGATAG
- a CDS encoding amidohydrolase, with translation MSQTIILGRYILINSEEGIMENWGVCIEANLISRVGSHEDLKREYPKAAIIDATDKIIAPGFINGHMHMYGILSHGITVDAAPTEFTSFLEDFWWPYVEDQLDHEMVKASTEMACVEMIKSGITTFYDCLEGPNSIPGALKVSAQVVEEAGMRGILSFEACERVDESNAELGLQENVDFIEWAKKNYKLVAGMMCIHTTFTCSKDFIKRAKQLSQKVGSKIHMHLSESVYEPEYSMDKYGKRPVDIYSELDYLDEDVVASQCVQLNNVEVEILAKAGTKAVHMPLSNCEVGGGVAPIPDMLEKGILVGLGTDGYINDFFEVMRGAFLIHKAYRQDPQVMPSSLVYKMATSMGANVLGFKKLGEIKQGYLADLITIDASLPTPLNSENIYDQLVLFKSSIDVKDVMINGKWIMQNREILSINEKQAIDKCQKAAKKMWNKHQ, from the coding sequence GTGTCACAAACTATTATTCTTGGAAGATATATTTTAATAAACTCTGAGGAAGGCATAATGGAAAATTGGGGAGTTTGCATAGAAGCGAATTTAATAAGCAGGGTAGGTTCCCATGAGGATTTAAAAAGAGAGTATCCGAAAGCAGCTATTATAGATGCTACCGATAAAATAATTGCGCCTGGTTTTATAAATGGACACATGCATATGTATGGAATTTTGTCTCATGGTATAACTGTGGATGCAGCACCAACAGAATTCACTAGTTTTTTAGAAGATTTTTGGTGGCCATATGTAGAAGATCAATTAGACCATGAAATGGTAAAAGCATCAACAGAAATGGCATGTGTAGAGATGATCAAGTCTGGCATAACCACATTTTATGACTGTTTAGAAGGACCAAACTCAATACCAGGGGCTTTAAAGGTTTCAGCTCAAGTGGTAGAAGAGGCTGGTATGCGTGGAATTCTATCATTTGAGGCTTGCGAGAGAGTTGATGAGAGCAATGCTGAGCTCGGTCTCCAGGAGAATGTTGACTTTATTGAGTGGGCAAAAAAGAATTATAAGCTTGTTGCAGGAATGATGTGCATACATACAACTTTTACATGTTCTAAAGACTTTATTAAAAGGGCAAAGCAGTTATCCCAAAAGGTTGGAAGTAAAATTCATATGCACTTGTCAGAAAGTGTATATGAACCTGAATACTCTATGGATAAATACGGGAAAAGGCCAGTAGATATTTATAGTGAGTTAGATTATTTGGATGAAGATGTAGTTGCTTCTCAATGTGTACAGTTAAATAATGTTGAGGTCGAAATTCTAGCTAAAGCAGGTACAAAAGCGGTACACATGCCATTGAGTAACTGTGAAGTTGGGGGTGGTGTTGCACCCATTCCTGATATGCTTGAAAAGGGAATACTAGTAGGATTAGGAACAGATGGTTATATAAATGATTTTTTTGAAGTGATGAGAGGAGCATTTTTGATTCATAAAGCTTATAGGCAAGATCCTCAGGTGATGCCTTCAAGTTTAGTATATAAGATGGCAACTTCAATGGGTGCAAATGTATTAGGCTTTAAAAAATTGGGAGAAATTAAGCAAGGCTACTTAGCTGACCTAATAACAATAGATGCATCTTTACCTACTCCATTAAATAGTGAAAACATATATGACCAGCTTGTATTATTTAAGTCATCGATAGATGTAAAAGATGTAATGATTAATGGCAAATGGATTATGCAAAATAGAGAAATACTTTCAATTAATGAGAAGCAAGCTATAGATAAATGCCAAAAGGCAGCAAAAAAAATGTGGAATAAGCATCAATAA
- a CDS encoding MerR family transcriptional regulator, with protein MIGKKIREKRQELNMSLKDLEEKTNLTRGFISQVERDIAEPSISSLRKIAEALNVPIFYFLMDNQSHDPVVRKNTRRVLNVQDSDLSLEMLCPELNRNIQMVIGRLKPGSSDCDEPLVHLGEEIILVMEGKMQITLGDSDYTLEEGDSVYCHDHLPHKIWNVGELDLVYVSAIANVSLLP; from the coding sequence GTGATAGGAAAAAAGATTAGAGAAAAAAGACAAGAACTTAACATGAGCTTGAAAGACTTAGAGGAAAAGACAAACCTTACACGAGGTTTTATCAGCCAGGTAGAACGCGACATAGCAGAGCCTTCAATATCATCTCTAAGAAAGATAGCTGAGGCGCTTAATGTTCCAATATTCTATTTTCTCATGGATAACCAATCTCATGACCCAGTAGTAAGAAAAAATACAAGAAGAGTGCTAAATGTTCAAGATTCTGACTTAAGCCTTGAAATGTTATGTCCAGAGTTAAATAGAAATATTCAGATGGTAATAGGACGTTTAAAACCTGGGTCTTCTGATTGTGATGAACCTTTAGTTCATTTAGGGGAAGAAATAATATTGGTAATGGAAGGAAAAATGCAAATCACCCTTGGGGATTCAGATTATACATTAGAAGAGGGGGATAGTGTTTATTGTCATGACCATCTACCGCATAAGATTTGGAATGTCGGGGAATTAGACTTGGTCTATGTATCAGCTATAGCAAACGTCTCATTACTACCGTAG